A portion of the Achromobacter sp. MFA1 R4 genome contains these proteins:
- a CDS encoding cell division protein FtsQ — protein sequence MKPSDKPDTAGRPDAGRPDAGHRLTACVVAILLAAGLGWGGWRLAQARLSGADLAPSAWLDGSAGAVLNQALALPRQADVDTWNAALRYRLLGDLGDQVAMGCPQWLFYRDGLRPPPGVHVLDERLRLMRHWVRELRARQVQVLVVAVPDKSRIESAQLCGLPVSQPMRQVLDDWQAALRADGVPFVDLREALRAAPAPRFFRTDVHMNAQGAQAAAARVAEAALPLLSGAGTQAFKTDPAPAPQPRMGDLIVLAGLERAPPGWRPDLEQVSEAKIEPVRGGGLLDEPAPVDVLLAGTSNGRRSQFAERLGMGLGREVWNMSLDGGQFSGSLTMALNQRAQWPASLKLVIWEFSENALSLPLTADELALLARIP from the coding sequence GTGAAACCGTCGGACAAACCGGACACTGCCGGACGCCCTGACGCGGGCCGCCCTGACGCCGGCCACCGTCTTACCGCCTGCGTCGTCGCCATCCTGCTGGCGGCCGGGCTGGGCTGGGGCGGCTGGCGGCTGGCGCAGGCCCGCCTCTCGGGGGCCGACCTGGCGCCGTCCGCGTGGCTGGACGGCTCGGCGGGCGCGGTGCTGAACCAGGCGCTGGCCTTGCCGCGCCAGGCCGACGTCGACACCTGGAACGCCGCGCTGCGTTATCGGCTCCTGGGCGACCTGGGCGATCAGGTTGCGATGGGTTGCCCGCAATGGCTGTTCTACCGCGACGGCCTGCGGCCGCCGCCCGGCGTGCACGTCCTTGACGAACGCCTGCGCCTGATGCGGCATTGGGTGCGGGAACTGCGCGCCAGGCAGGTCCAGGTGCTGGTCGTCGCGGTGCCCGACAAGTCGCGCATCGAATCCGCCCAGCTTTGCGGCCTGCCGGTGTCGCAACCGATGCGCCAGGTCCTGGACGACTGGCAGGCGGCGCTGCGCGCGGACGGCGTGCCCTTTGTGGACCTGCGCGAGGCGCTGCGGGCGGCGCCCGCCCCCCGGTTTTTCCGCACCGACGTGCACATGAATGCCCAGGGCGCGCAGGCCGCCGCCGCGCGGGTGGCCGAGGCGGCGCTGCCCCTGCTGAGCGGCGCGGGGACGCAGGCGTTCAAGACCGATCCGGCGCCCGCGCCGCAGCCGCGCATGGGAGACCTGATCGTGCTGGCGGGCCTGGAGCGCGCGCCGCCCGGCTGGCGGCCCGACCTGGAGCAGGTGTCGGAAGCGAAGATCGAGCCGGTGCGCGGCGGCGGCCTGCTGGACGAGCCGGCGCCGGTGGACGTGCTGCTGGCGGGCACCTCGAACGGCCGCCGCAGCCAGTTCGCCGAACGCCTGGGCATGGGGCTGGGCCGCGAGGTGTGGAACATGAGCCTGGACGGCGGACAGTTCTCGGGCTCGCTGACGATGGCGCTGAACCAGCGTGCGCAGTGGCCCGCCAGCCTGAAGCTCGTGATCTGGGAGTTCTCGGAAAACGCCCTGTCGCTGCCGCTGACCGCGGACGAACTCGCCCTGCTGGCCCGCATCCCGTAG
- a CDS encoding twin-arginine translocation pathway signal, translated as MHLANRLPKRALPGLARALASAALMAACAAAQAQQASSIVIQGKDNWLFPGWGSLTQVDMRGIDASTQLVRETRDALAARGIQLEVLVLPDKTLFYQDKLPDGKALSADVKKRYQTIQDKLRQAGISTIDDEAVLRRVKNGGQDVFYRTDQHWTQAAADATAEAMAQRIKQDVKTLAGKPGTGMPLGSVVNERRYGDLAELFLTPDQRKQAGRETFTVRRQAEGQSLLDDTPAPVHVTGHSMVQPYFGFPQKLSNVLDRPVSVNWKPGNVGHWVMLLEYLESPAFRQNKPQVLVWQMFEPTYAQGPDARGLWDNASLMSADAWRARMKAALGK; from the coding sequence ATGCACCTCGCAAACCGCCTCCCGAAGCGCGCCCTGCCCGGCCTGGCCCGCGCGCTGGCGTCGGCCGCCCTGATGGCGGCCTGCGCCGCCGCGCAGGCGCAGCAGGCATCGTCCATCGTCATCCAGGGCAAGGACAACTGGCTTTTCCCGGGCTGGGGCAGCCTGACGCAGGTGGACATGCGCGGCATCGACGCGTCCACGCAGCTCGTGCGCGAGACGCGCGACGCGCTGGCGGCCAGGGGCATCCAGCTCGAAGTGCTGGTGCTGCCGGACAAGACGCTGTTCTATCAGGACAAGCTGCCGGACGGCAAGGCGCTCAGCGCCGACGTGAAGAAGCGCTACCAGACCATCCAGGACAAGCTCAGGCAGGCCGGCATTTCCACCATCGACGACGAGGCGGTGCTGCGGCGGGTCAAGAACGGCGGCCAGGACGTCTTCTACCGCACCGACCAGCACTGGACGCAGGCGGCCGCCGACGCCACCGCCGAAGCGATGGCCCAGCGCATCAAACAGGACGTGAAGACGCTGGCCGGCAAGCCCGGCACCGGCATGCCGCTGGGCAGCGTCGTCAACGAACGCCGCTATGGCGATCTGGCCGAGCTCTTTCTCACGCCGGACCAGCGCAAGCAGGCAGGCCGCGAAACCTTCACGGTGCGGCGCCAGGCCGAGGGCCAGAGCCTGCTGGACGACACGCCGGCGCCCGTGCATGTCACCGGCCACAGCATGGTGCAGCCCTACTTCGGCTTTCCGCAGAAGCTGTCCAATGTCCTGGACCGCCCGGTGTCGGTGAACTGGAAGCCCGGCAATGTGGGCCACTGGGTCATGCTGCTGGAGTACCTGGAGTCGCCGGCGTTCAGGCAGAACAAGCCCCAGGTGCTGGTCTGGCAGATGTTCGAGCCCACCTACGCGCAGGGCCCGGACGCCCGCGGGCTGTGGGACAACGCCTCCCTCATGAGCGCCGACGCCTGGCGCGCCCGCATGAAAGCGGCGCTCGGGAAATAA